In Solanum lycopersicum chromosome 5, SLM_r2.1, the following are encoded in one genomic region:
- the LOC101258369 gene encoding probable histone H2A.3 yields the protein MVGKGKNLGSNAKRRSHSSKAGLKFPMAHIAQFLKVGKYAKRVSARAPVFLVAVLEYLAVEVLELAGIAARNEKKTRITPRHIQLAIRFD from the exons ATGGTCGGTAAAGGGAAAAACCTTGGTTCAAATGCTAAAAGGAGATCTCATAGCAGCAAAGCAGGTCTCAAATTTCCAATGGCTCAtattgcccaattcctcaaagTCGGGAAATATGCCAAACGTGTTAGTGCCAGAGCACCGGTATTCCTCGTTGCTGTGCTTGAGTACCTTGCAGTTGAG GTTCTTGAATTGGCTGGAATTGCAGCGAGGAATGAGAAAAAGACTCGTATCACTCCAAGGCATATTCAATTAGCTATTAGGTTTGATTAG